A region of Homo sapiens chromosome X, GRCh38.p14 Primary Assembly DNA encodes the following proteins:
- the TIMM17B gene encoding mitochondrial import inner membrane translocase subunit Tim17-B isoform 1 (isoform 1 is encoded by transcript variant 1) yields MEEYAREPCPWRIVDDCGGAFTMGVIGGGVFQAIKGFRNAPVCRLLSEAPLFIYSCSRSVSPTVNVSSERAESRPTLFMAVSLHMAWCLAHIGIRHRLRGSANAVRIRAPQIGGSFAVWGGLFSTIDCGLVRLRGKEDPWNSITSGALTGAVLAARSGPLAMVGSAMMGGILLALIEGVGILLTRYTAQQFRNAPPFLEDPSQLPPKDGTPAPGYPSYQQYH; encoded by the exons ATGGAGGAGTACGCTCGGGAGCCCTG CCCATGGCGAATTGTGGATGATTGCGGTGGAGCCTTCACTATGGGTGTCATCGGTGGCGGAGTCTTCCAGGCCATCAAGGGTTTCCGCAATGCCCCTGTT TGCAGATTGCTGTCTGAAGCTCCCTTGTTTATCTACTCTTGCTCAAGATCTGTGTCTCCCACCGTTAATGTGAGCTCTGAGAGGGCAGAGAGCAGACCTACCTTGTTCATGGCTGTATCCCTGCATATGgcatggtgcttggcacatatA gGAATTCGGCACCGGTTGAGAGGTAGTGCCAATGCTGTGAGGATCCGAGCCCCCCAGATTGGAG GTAGCTTCGCAGTGTGGGGGGGCCTGTTCTCCACCATCGACTGTGGCCTGGTGCGGCTTCGGGGCAAGGAGGATCCCTGGAACTCTATCACCAGTGGAGCATTGACCGGGGCTGTGCTGGCTGCCCGCA GTGGCCCACTGGCCATGGTGGGCTCAGCAATGATGGGGGGCATCCTGTTGGCCCTCATTGAGGGCGTTGGCATCCTCCTCACTCGCTACACAGCCCAGCAGTTCCGAAATG CGCCCCCATTCCTGGAGGACCCCAGCCAGCTGCCCCCTAAGGATGGCACCCCGGCCCCAGGCTACCCCAGCTATCAGCAGTACCACTGA
- the TIMM17B gene encoding mitochondrial import inner membrane translocase subunit Tim17-B isoform 2 (isoform 2 is encoded by transcript variant 4), giving the protein MEEYAREPCPWRIVDDCGGAFTMGVIGGGVFQAIKGFRNAPVGIRHRLRGSANAVRIRAPQIGGSFAVWGGLFSTIDCGLVRLRGKEDPWNSITSGALTGAVLAARSGPLAMVGSAMMGGILLALIEGVGILLTRYTAQQFRNAPPFLEDPSQLPPKDGTPAPGYPSYQQYH; this is encoded by the exons ATGGAGGAGTACGCTCGGGAGCCCTG CCCATGGCGAATTGTGGATGATTGCGGTGGAGCCTTCACTATGGGTGTCATCGGTGGCGGAGTCTTCCAGGCCATCAAGGGTTTCCGCAATGCCCCTGTT gGAATTCGGCACCGGTTGAGAGGTAGTGCCAATGCTGTGAGGATCCGAGCCCCCCAGATTGGAG GTAGCTTCGCAGTGTGGGGGGGCCTGTTCTCCACCATCGACTGTGGCCTGGTGCGGCTTCGGGGCAAGGAGGATCCCTGGAACTCTATCACCAGTGGAGCATTGACCGGGGCTGTGCTGGCTGCCCGCA GTGGCCCACTGGCCATGGTGGGCTCAGCAATGATGGGGGGCATCCTGTTGGCCCTCATTGAGGGCGTTGGCATCCTCCTCACTCGCTACACAGCCCAGCAGTTCCGAAATG CGCCCCCATTCCTGGAGGACCCCAGCCAGCTGCCCCCTAAGGATGGCACCCCGGCCCCAGGCTACCCCAGCTATCAGCAGTACCACTGA